In the genome of Raphanus sativus cultivar WK10039 chromosome 4, ASM80110v3, whole genome shotgun sequence, one region contains:
- the LOC130511983 gene encoding pentatricopeptide repeat-containing protein At4g21705, mitochondrial-like, producing MNILRRIPTNLFTSRYYYTNRVKKTTLYSKISPLGNPKSSVYPELQNWVHSGNKVSVAELIRIVHDLRKRKRFLHALEVSKWMNETGVCIFSPTEHAVHLDLVGRVHGFVSAEAYFENLKEQHKNDKTHGAMLNCYVRQQDVEKSLSHFEKMKELGYASSSLTYNNIMCLYTNIGQHVKVPCVFDEMKEENVAPDNYSFRLCINAFGVMSDFEKIGEILREMETVDWNTYAVAAKFYIDCGDRDKAVELLRLSESRLEGKDGEGYNHLITLYARLGDKGEVLRLWGLEKEACKRRINQDYLTVLQSLVKIDALKEAEEVVREWESSSGNCYDFRVPSVVIRGYVGKGMEEKAEALLEDLVKRGKGTAPDSWGLVAAAYVEKGGLDNAYKCLKTALDVGVGKRKWRPGVKVVTGVLSWVGGEGSLREVESFVASLRKCMGVSLREMYHALVKADIREGGSNVDTLLQRMKEDKIESDEETMAILSTRSHC from the exons ATGAACATACTCCGACGAATCCCAACGAATCTGTTCACAAGCAGATACTACTACACAAACAGAGTAAAAAAGACGACCCTCTACTCCAAAATCAGCCCTTTAGGAAACCCTAAATCAAGCGTCTACCCAGAACTCCAGAACTGGGTTCACTCCGGCAACAAAGTCTCCGTCGCCGAGCTCATCCGCATCGTCCACGATCTCCGCAAACGCAAACGCTTCCTCCACGCCCTCGAG GTCTCGAAATGGATGAACGAGACGGGCGTATGCATCTTCTCCCCGACGGAACACGCCGTCCACCTCGACCTCGTGGGCAGAGTCCACGGCTTCGTCTCCGCGGAAGCCTACTTCGAGAACCTCAAGGAGCAGCACAAGAACGACAAGACTCACGGAGCGATGCTCAACTGCTACGTCAGGCAGCAGGACGTGGAGAAGTCTCTTTCGCATTTCGAGAAGATGAAGGAGTTGGGCTACGCTTCTTCCTCTCTTACTTACAACAACATCATGTGTCTCTACACCAACATTGGCCAGCACGTGAAGGTTCCTTGTGTGTTTGATGAGATGAAGGAAGAGAATGTCGCTCCTGATAATTATAGTTTTAGGTTATGTATTAATGCTTTTGGTGTTATGTCTGATTTTGAGAAGATCGGTGAGATCTTACGGGAGATGGAGACGGTGGATTGGAACACTTACGCTGTTGCTGCGAAGTTCTATATCGATTGTGGGGACCGTGATAAGGCCGTTGAGCTTTTGAGATTGTCTGAAAGTAGACTGGAGGGTAAAGATGGGGAAGGGTACAATCATCTCATTACGCTTTACGCTAGGTTAGGTGACAAGGGAGAGGTGTTGAGGCTATGGGGTTTGGAGAAAGAAGCTTGTAAGAGACGTATCAATCAAGACTATCTTACGGTGTTGCAGTCGCTTGTGAAGATTGATGCTTTGAAAGAAGCTGAGGAAGTGGTTAGGGAATGGGAATCATCGTCAGGGAACTGTTACGATTTTCGGGTCCCTAGCGTCGTGATTCGTGGTTACGTTGGGAAAGGTATGGAGGAGAAAGCAGAAGcgttgcttgaagatcttgtgAAGAGAGGGAAAGGTACTGCCCCTGATTCTTGGGGGCTTGTGGCTGCTGCTTACGTTGAAAAGGGTGGTTTGGATAATGCTTACAAGTGTTTGAAGACGGCTTTAGATGTAGGAGTGGGGAAGAGGAAATGGAGACCTGGGGTGAAGGTGGTGACAGGTGTTTTGAGTTGGGTTGGGGGTGAAGGGAGCTTGAGAGAAGTAGAAAGCTTTGTTGCGTCTCTTAGGAAGTGTATGGGTGTGAGCTTGAGAGAGATGTATCATGCTCTCGTCAAGGCTGATATTAGAGAAGGTGGAAGCAACGTTGACACTCTGTTGCAGCGTATGAAAGAGGACAAGATTGAAAGCGATGAAGAAACCATGGCGATTCTCAGCACAAGAAGTCACTGCTga
- the LOC108854714 gene encoding DNA-directed RNA polymerase II subunit 2: protein MEYNNNEYEEQDPTTYIEEDDDEEITQEDAWAVISAYFEEKGLVRQQLDSFDEFIQNTMQEIVDESSDIEIRPESQHNPGQQSDFAETIYKISFGQIYLSKPMMTESDGETATLFPKAARLRNLTYSAPLYVDVSKRVIKKGHDGEEVTETQDFTKVFIGKVPIMLRSSYCTLFQNSEKDLTELGECPYDQGGYFIINGSEKVLIAQEKMSTNHVYVFKKRQPNKYAYVGEVRSMAENQNRPPSTMFVRMLARASAKGGSSGQYIRCTLPYIKVEIPIIIVFRALGFVADKDILEHICYDFADNQMMELLRPSLEEAFVIQNQLVALDYIGKRGAPLGTPKEKRIKYARDILQREMLPHVGVGEFCETKKAYYFGYIVHRLLLCALGRRPEDDRDHYGNKRLDLAGPLLGGLFRMLFRKLTRDVRSYVQKCVDNGKEVNLQFAIKAKTITSGLKYSLATGNWGQANAAGTRAGVSQVLNRLTYASTLSHLRRLNSPIGREGKLAKPRQLHNSQWGMMCPAETPEGQACGLVKNLALMVYITVGSAAYPILEFLEEWGTENFEEISPSVIPQATKIFVNGMWVGVHRDPDMLVKTLRRLRRRVDVNTEVGVVRDIRLKELRIYTDYGRCSRPLFIVDNQRLLIKKKDIYALQQRESAEEDGWHHLVAKGFIEYIDTEEEETTMISMTINDLVQARLRPDEAYSETYTHCEIHPSLILGVCASIIPFPDHNQSPRNTYQSAMGKQAMGIYVTNYQFRMDTLAYVLYYPQKPLVTTRAMEHLHFRQLPAGINAIVAISCYSGYNQEDSVIMNQSSIDRGFFRSLFFRSYRDEEKKMGTLVKEDFGRPDRASTMGMRHGSYEKLDDDGLAPPGTRVSGEDVIIGKTTPISQDEAQGQSSRYTRRDHSISLRHSETGMVDQVLLTTNADGLRFVKVRVRSVRIPQIGDKFSSRHGQKGTVGMTYTQEDMPWTIEGVTPDIIVNPHAIPSRMTIGQLIECIMGKVAAHMGKEGDATPFTDVTVDNISKALHKCGYQMRGFERMYNGHTGRPLTAMIFLGPTYYQRLKHMVDDKIHSRGRGPVQILTRQPAEGRSRDGGLRFGEMERDCMIAHGAANFLKERLFDQSDAYRVHVCETCGLIAIANLKKNSFECRGCKNKTDIVQVHIPYACKLLFQELMSMAIAPRMLTKGLKSAKGRK, encoded by the exons ATGGAGTATAATAACAACGAATACGAAGAACAGGATCCGACGACTTACATCGAGGAAGACGACGATGAGGAGATCACCCAGGAAGACGCGTGGGCGGTTATCTCTGCGTATTTCGAGGAGAAAGGTCTCGTTCGTCAGCAGCTCGATTCCTTCGACGAGTTTATCCAGAACACTATGCAAGAGATCGTCGATGAGTCCTCTGATATCGAGATCCGTCCTGAGTCTCAGCACAATCCTGGCCAACAATCTGATTTCGCCGAG ACAATCTACAAGATTAGTTTTGGACAGATTTATCTGAGTAAACCCATGATGACGGAATCTGATGGAGAGACTGCCACCTTGTTCCCTAAGGCTGCAAGGTTGAGAAACCTCACCTACTCGGCTCCTCTCTATGTCGATGTTAGTAAGAGAGTTATAAAGAAAGGGCATGATGGTGAGGAAGTTACAGAGACACAGGATTTCACCAAAGTTTTCATTGGGAAG GTTCCCATCATGCTGCGGTCTAGTTACTGTACCTTGTTTCAGAACTCTGAGAAAGATTTGACAGAGCTTGGAGAATGTCCTTATGATCAGGGCGGATACTTTATTATTAATGGCAGTGAAAAGGTTCTGATTGCTCAGGAGAAGATGAGTACGAACcatgtttatgttttcaagAAGCGACAGCCAAATAAGTATGCATATGTTGGTGAAGTCCGTTCCATGGCTGAGAACCAAAATAGGCCTCCCAGCACAATGTTTGTGCGTATGCTTGCTCGTGCTAGTGCGAAAGGG GGTTCATCTGGCCAGTATATCCGGTGTACTCTACCATACATTAAAGTGGAAATTCCTATTATAATAGTGTTTCGCGCCTTGGGATTTGTTGCTGATAAGGACATATTGGAACATATTTGCTATGATTTTGCCGACAATCAGATGATGGAGTTGCTCAGGCCTTCCTTGGAAGAAGCTTTCGTTATTCAAAATCAGCTG GTTGCACTTGACTATATTGGGAAACGTGGTGCACCCTTGGGCACCCCCAAGGAAAAGAGGATAAA GTATGCAAGAGATATCCTTCAGAGAGAAATGCTTCCTCATGTAGGAGTTGGGGAGTTTTGTGAGACGAAGAAAGCTTACTATTTTGG GTATATCGTACACCGGCTGCTGCTTTGTGCACTTGGCCGAAGGCCAGAAGATGATAGGGATCATTATGGTAACAAAAGGCTGGATCTTGCTGGTCCTTTACTTGGAGGACTCTTTAGAATG CTTTTCAGAAAGCTAACGAGGGATGTGAGATCTTATGTTCAGAAG TGTGTTGACAATGGCAAAGAAGTCAATCTTCAATTTGCCATTAAGGCTAAAACAATTACCTCTGGCCTGAAATATTCTCTTGCTACTGGAAACTGGGGCCAGGCAAACGCTGCTGGTACAAGAGCTGGAGTGTCTCAG GTTTTAAATCGGTTAACATATGCTTCCACTTTGTCACATTTGAGGCGTCTCAATTCTCCTATTGGGCGTGAAG GAAAATTGGCGAAACCAAGACAACTGCACAACTCACAGTGGGGTATGATGTGCCCTGCTGAAACACCTGAAGGACAG GCTTGTGGCTTAGTGAAAAACTTGGCGCTCATGGTCTACATTACAGTTGGGTCAGCTGCTTATCCCATCTTGGAATTCTTGGAAGAATGGGGGACTGAGAATTTTGAG GAAATCTCTCCATCAGTTATACCCCAAGCCACAAAAATCTTTGTCAATGGAATGTGGGTTGGAGTTCATCGAGATCCTGACATGTTGGTGAAAACTTTGAGACGTTTGAGAAGAAGG GTTGATGTTAACACTGAAGTTGGCGTTGTTAGAGATATTCGTCTGAAAGAGCTCCGGATATACACTGATTATGGTCGTTGTAGTCGTCCCTTGTTTATTGTGGATAACCAGAGGCTGTTAATAAAGAAGAAAGATATCTATGCTCTGCAACAAAGG GAAAGTGCAGAAGAAGATGGTTGGCATCATCTAGTTGCAAAGGGGTTTATAGAATACATTGACACAGAGGAAGAGGAGACTACTATGATATCCATGACTATTAAT GATCTGGTTCAAGCTAGACTCCGTCCCGATGAGGCATATTCTGAAACTTACACACATTGTGAGATTCACCCTTCTTTGATATTGGGCGTTTGTGCTTCGATTATACCATTTCCCGACCATAATCAG tCACCCCGTAATACATATCAATCTGCTATGGGAAAGCAAGCGATGGGAATATATGTCACCAATTACCAATTTCGCATG GATACCTTAGCATATGTCCTCTATTACCCTCAAAAGCCTCTGGTCACCACAAGAGCTATGGAGCATCTTCACTTTAGGCAACTTCCAGCAGGAATT AATGCTATTGTTGCCATTTCTTGCTATTCTGGATATAATCAGGAAGATTCTGTCATCATGAATCAGTCTTCAATAGATCGTGGTTTCTTTAGATCCTTGTTCTTTCGGTCTTACAG AgatgaagagaaaaaaatggGGACGCTTGTCAAAGAAGACTTTGGGCGCCCTGACAGGGCAAGTACAATG GGTATGCGACATGGTTCGTATGAGAAGCTGGACGATGATGGTCTTGCACCTCCT GGTACTAGAGTTTCAGGTGAAGATGTAATCATTGGGAAAACCACTCCAATATCTCAAGACGAGGCTCAAGGTCAATCATCGCGATATACTAGACGTGATCACAGTATAAGCTTGCGACATAGTGAAACCGGAATGGTGGATCAG GTGTTATTGACCACAAATGCAGATGGCTTAAGGTTCGTGAAAGTGAGGGTTAGATCCGTTCGTATACCTCAGATTGGAGACAAATTTAGTAGTAGACATGGTCAGAAAGGAACCGTTGGCATGACGTACACACAGGAGGACATGCCTTGGACAATTGAAGGAGTAACTCCTGATATCATCGTGAACCCGCATGCTATTCCGTCTCGGATGACAATTGGTCAGCTTATCGAGTGCATCATGGGGAAAGTGGCAGCGCACATGGGAAAAGAAGGAGATGCGACTCCTTTTACAGATGTCACG GTGGATAACATAAGCAAAGCGCTCCATAAGTGTGGCTACCAAATGCGTGGCTTTGAGAGGATGTACAATGGGCACACGGGCAGACCACTCACAGCTATGATATTCCTTGGACCAACATACTACCAGAGGTTGAAGCATATGGTTGATGACAAGATTCACTCGCGTGGACGAGGTCCTGTGCAGATCTTAACAAGACAGCCAGCTGAAGGGCGGTCTCGGGATGGTGGTCTGCGATTTGGAGAAATGGAGCGTGATTGCATGATTGCGCATGGTGCTGCAAATTTCTTGAAGGAGAGACTGTTCGATCAGAGCGATGCGTATAGGGTGCATGTGTGTGAAACCTGTGGGCTCATTGCCATTGCAAACCTGAAGAAGAATTCTTTTGAATGCAGAGGCTGCAAGAACAAAACAGATATTGTTCAG GTTCACATTCCATATGCTTGCAAGCTGCTTTTTCAAGAGCTTATGTCGATGGCGATTGCTCCAAGGATGCTTACCAAAGGGCTTAAATCAGCTAAAGGCAGAAAGTGA
- the LOC108848568 gene encoding homeobox-leucine zipper protein MERISTEM L1, with product MSKNLKAFKSAKERKTPKPIKESIIIKTIMYQPNMFESHHHMFDMTPKNSDNDLGLTGSREDDFETKSGAEVTMENPLEEELQDPNQRPNKKKRYHRHTQRQIQELESFFKECPHPDDKQRKELSRELNLEPLQVKFWFQNKRTQMKAQHERHENSILKSDNDKLRAENNRYKDALNNATCPNCGGPAAIGEMSFDEQHLRIENARLREEIDRISAIAAKYVGKPLLPHSSSPFPQLTSSHHIPSRSLDLEVGNFGNTNTSQTGFLGDMYGTSDIMRSVSIHSDADKPMIVELAVAAMEELVRMAQTGDPLWVPSDNAVEILSEEEYFRTFPRGIGPKPIGLRSEASRESTVVIMNHINLVEILMDVNQWSSVFCGIVSRALTLEVLSTGVAGNYNGALQVMTAEFQVPSPLVPTRENYFVRYCKQHNDNTWAVVDVSLDSLRPSPITRSRRRPSGCLIQELQNGYSKVTWVEHTEVDDRSVHTMYKPLVNTGLAFGAKRWVATLDRQCERLASSMASNIPAGDLSVITSPEGRKSMLKLAERMVMSFCSGVGASNAHAWTTLATTGSDDVRVMTRKSMDDPGRPPGIVLSAATSFWIPVAPKRVFDFLRDENSRSEWDILSNGGLVQEMAHIANGRDPGNSVSLFRVNSANSGQSNM from the exons ATGTCCAAAA ATTTGAAGGCATTCAAAAgcgcaaaagaaagaaaaactccAAAACCTATAAAGGAATCAATAATCATAAAAACCATCATGTATCAGCCAAACATGTTTGAGTCTCATCATCATATGTTTGATATGACTCCGAAAAACTCGGATAACGATTTGGGTCTTACGGGGAGCCGAGAAGACGACTTCGAGACCAAGTCTGGCGCAGAAGTCACCATGGAGAATCCTTTAGAAGAAGAGCTTCAAGATCCTAATCAGCGTCCTAACAAAAAGAAGCGTTACCACCGTCACACGCAACGCCAGATTCAAGAGCTTGAATC GTTCTTTAAGGAGTGTCCTCATCCTGACGATAAGCAAAGAAAAGAGCTGAGCCGAGAGCTAAATTTAGAACCTCTTCAAGTCAAGTTTTGGTTCCAAAACAAGCGCACCCAAATGAAG GCACAACATGAGAGGCATGAGAACTCGATTCTGAAGTCAGACAACGACAAGCTCAGAGCAGAGAACAATAGGTACAAGGATGCTCTAAACAACGCAACATGTCCAAACTGTGGTGGTCCTGCTGCCATAGGAGAAATGTCATTCGACGAGCAGCATTTAAGGATTGAAAACGCTCGTCTACGCGAAGAAATCGATAGAATCTCTGCCATAGCTGCTAAGTATGTAGGGAAGCCATTGCTGCCTCACTCTTCCTCGCCTTTCCCTCAGCTCACATCTTCACACCACATTCCATCCCGCTCCCTTGATCTTGAAGTTGGCAACTTTGGGAACACTAACACTAGCCAGACAGGTTTCCTAGGGGACATGTATGGAACAAGCGACATTATGAGATCGGTCTCGATCCATAGTGATGCTGATAAGCCAATGATTGTTGAGCTAGCTGTTGCTGCCATGGAAGAGCTTGTGAGAATGGCTCAAACCGGTGATCCCTTGTGGGTTCCAAGCGATAATGCGGTTGAGATTCTCAGTGAAGAAGAGTATTTTCGAACGTTCCCTAGGGGGATTGGACCTAAACCTATCGGTTTAAGATCAGAAGCTTCTAGAGAGTCCACGGTTGTCATCATGAACCATATCAATCTCGTTGAGATTCTAATGGATGTG AATCAATGGTCTAGTGTGTTCTGTGGGATTGTATCGAGAGCACTGACGCTAGAAGTTCTCTCTACTGGCGTCGCAGGGAACTACAATGGGGCATTACAAGTG ATGACAGCTGAGTTCCAAGTCCCGTCACCGCTTGTCCCGACACGTGAGAACTACTTTGTAAGGTACTGTAAGCAGCACAACGACAACACTTGGGCGGTTGTTGATGTCTCTTTGGACAGCCTAAGACCAAGTCCCATCACTAGAAGCAGGAGAAGACCCTCTGGTTGTCTGATTCAAGAATTGCAGAATGGCTATTCTAAg GTGACATGGGTAGAGCATACGGAGGTGGATGATAGATCGGTTCACACCATGTACAAACCGTTGGTTAATACCGGTTTAGCTTTTGGTGCGAAACGTTGGGTGGCTACACTTGACCGCCAATGCGAGCGGCTCGCTAGTTCGATGGCTAGCAACATTCCAGCCGGTGATCTTTCCG TGATAACGAGTCCTGAGGGGAGAAAGAGCATGTTGAAGCTAGCGGAGAGGATGGTTATGAGCTTCTGTAGCGGAGTAGGCGCGTCGAATGCACACGCATGGACGACTTTGGCTACCACAGGATCCGACGACGTTCGGGTCATGACCAGGAAGAGCATGGATGATCCAGGAAGGCCTCCGGGTATCGTCTTGAGCGCCGCCACTTCCTTCTGGATCCCAGTGGCACCTAAACGTGTGTTTGATTTTCTGAGAGATGAAAACTCTAGAAGCGAG TGGGACATACTTTCGAACGGAGGCTTGGTTCAAGAAATGGCTCACATCGCTAATGGTCGTGACCCTGGGAACTCTGTCTCCTTGTTCCGAGTTAAT AGCGCGAACTCAGGACAGAGCAACATG
- the LOC130510823 gene encoding CRIB domain-containing protein RIC11-like yields the protein MTMKMKGIYKSFKSISHIFVEKDIDMEIGYPTEVKHVAHVGWEGSSGSAPAWMSEFKAAVEPLSPRASSFSHATHSNSFLPLSSSTDFDQSSSQPTISDRLRDVPPIPVGISKVHTKSKNRRKKPSSSSPRSKLPSPKSSRSAGLSKYSFKSMTTRLNSNA from the exons ATGACAATGAAGATGAAGGGAATCTACAAAAGCTTCAAATCAATCTCTCATATATTTG TTGAGAAAGACATAGATATGGAAATTGGGTACCCAACAGAAGTAAAGCATGTGGCTCATGTAGGCTGGGAGGGCTCCTCTGGCAGTGCTCCTGCATGG ATGAGTGAATTCAAAGCAGCAGTGGAGCCTTTATCTCCAAGAGCATCATCTTTTAGTCATGCAACACATTCGAATTCTTTCTTGCCCCTTTCTTCATCCACTG aTTTTGATCAGAGCTCAAGCCAACCAACTATATCAGATAGGCTAAGGGATGTGCCACCAATTCCAGTAGGTATATCCAAGGTTCATACTAAGAGCAAGAATAGGAGAAAGAAaccatcttcatcatcaccaAGATCCAAATTACCATCTCCAAAATCTTCAAGATCTGCAGGTTTATCTAAATATTCGTTCAAATCAATGACAACTCGGTTGAACTCTAATGCATAA
- the LOC108852919 gene encoding uncharacterized protein LOC108852919, producing the protein MALPLNRVRSALLFTFTISFIFSGKSLAEGLRPSDHGLQYQFSSPPTESHSPPGKMMSFFGDSHSPPPSQLLPKASEADDGDDSWWRDGAMNRRDHVMRHVFLAASIICGVSGVALLVVFTLVYFCRYRIREPSNLPCSDLK; encoded by the coding sequence ATGGCTCTTCCCTTAAACCGCGTCAGATCGGCCTTGCTCTTCACGTTCACTATATCATTCATCTTCTCGGGAAAGTCACTTGCCGAAGGCTTACGACCTTCCGATCATGGCCTACAGTACCAGTTCAGCTCACCACCGACTGAATCTCATTCACCTCCCGGTAAAATGATGTCCTTCTTCGGAGATTCCcactctcctcctccttctcagCTCCTCCCAAAAGCTTCGGAGGCAGACGACGGTGATGACTCGTGGTGGCGTGACGGAGCTATGAACAGACGTGATCACGTGATGAGGCACGTGTTTCTTGCGGCTAGTATCATCTGTGGCGTCTCCGGTGTTGCGCTTCTTGTTGTTTTCACTTTGGTTTACTTCTGTAGGTATCGGATACGAGAACCATCGAACTTACCCTGTAGCGATTTAAAGTAG
- the LOC108852920 gene encoding uncharacterized protein LOC108852920 — protein sequence MIPQQWTPPPCGSQCTHKYAALTQIPWRVFCKKGCDADSDSWEDCVSDCSEICYKDPVLKDRQWSAYIDRSPGAASYSEECFHACVAGCGYKFEVESEEVNKVKPKRPPPPPPKPQPPPRAKRPMQPPSDEDVPASSA from the exons atgatacCGCAGCAATGGACGCCGCCGCCGTGTGGGAGTCAATGCACGCATAAGTATGCAGCTCTTACGCAGATTCCAT GGAGAGTATTCTGCAAGAAGGGATGTGATGCCGATAGTGACTCATGGGAAGATT GTGTATCAGATTGCAGTGAGATATGCTACAAAGACCCTGTGCTGAAAGACCGACAATGGAGTGCTTATATAGATCGTTCTCCTGGAGCTGCCAGCTACTCTGAG gAATGCTTTCACGCATGTGTGGCAGGCTGTGGTTACAAG TTTGAAGTTGAATCTGAGGAAGTCAATAAGGTGAAACCAAAGAGAcctccaccaccgccaccaaAGCCACAGCCACCACCAAGAGCTAAAAGACCAATGCAGCCTCCTTCTGATGAGGATGTTCCTGCAAGTTCTGCTTAG